The stretch of DNA GCCTCTCTCCCCTTTGATAAAGTGAAGCTACGGTCAGTAGTTCCACTTTGTCTCTCAGGCTCAGTTTTCGCCGGAACTGTTTCGGAGAAGATTTAaattaagtaaataaaaataaaatcttttGGACTCCGAACAGAATCTAAACGTAAGTGTATTATTCTCTTTTCTGTAGTTTTTAGGAATTTCACAGATTTGGGGATTCTTCTTTTCTTAGAGTTTCGAGCCAAGTTTTTGAGTAGTCTTTGGGTTGCGTTTTATGGATCCGAATTTCCTGGAAAATGaactttttcttcttattaGGTAGATTACATATGTTTAGAAAAATCTCAGTGTTATTTTCTGCGAAATTTGGTAACTATTTGAATTAGTTGACTTAatattgtgtttttattttctttttcctctttCCAGAAAGAAGAAAGGAAGTCTTTTTTGCTGAACCATTTTTTATACATTAGAAagattaaaaaaggaaaaagaaaagaagaggtgGAATCGAATGGCGGTGAAGGTAGCCACAACTGGTTTGCAATGGCCGATTCTTCCTCATTCTCCATCTTCTTCACAAACGCTGGCCTCTGCCGCTATATATTCTCCTTCTTCTAAGCGCCGAAGCCGTGGAGACGGAGCCACGCTCGTGTGCCGGCACGTGCGAAAATTGCAACGCTCCTCCCTGTTCGGGACTACGTCGATTAGGCTACACCGTTCTTGGTCATGTGAGATGCCCAAATCTGAATTCCGTACTATTCGGAGAGCCTCTACCGCCAGCTTAGAGTCATTCTCCGACGAAGATTTCTCGAAGAACATTCAAGAATTGGCGCTTAGATTCCAACTCTCAGATGACGACGACGTTGACGATGAAAGCACGGGCTTCTTCAGTTCTTTGTCAGAACTCGATTCCGAGCGTAATAGTTTCAGTTATGAAGGTTCTGTAATGAAGAGCAGCCTCAAATTCGTAGATAACCGGACTATGTTTCCAATGGAGCCGCCGTGGCCGGGAATTAAACAGGAGCTGCCAGATTGGACCATGAAGGACGAAATTATTCCGGCTAGTATCGAGCGGAAGGCGAACAGCGTCGATCTGCCTCACTCGCTTCGAATTATAAAGAGAAAGATACAATGGCAAGATAGTTTTAGGGAAGCTGGTGAATCGGCTTATTGTTCTGTGAAAAAGGCCTTTTCTTCCATGGTGTTCATAATAAGAGAGCTCCATAGTTACACTCTACAAATGAGTGGACTTATCTACTGCGAAGAGTTACAGGACGTTCTAAGCCGGGTCCAGAAGGAGATGCACGCTTCTTTCGTGTGGCTATTCCAACAAGTGTTCTCTCACACGCCGACCTTGATGGTCTACGTGATGATTCTTTTGGCGAATTTCACAGTTTATTCTATGGGTCATGACACTGCGTTTGCGGCTGCAGTTTCTCCGTATGGATCTTACTCAACTGCAATGGAGGCTGCTTTGATTGACGCGCATGACAATAGCCATCATGGCAAGTTTGATTCTTCGTCAGTTAAGTCGTTTTCAGTGTCGTCCGGTGGTAGAACAACATCAATTGGGGGAAATAATGGCGGTGGTGGGGATAGTCGGCCGGTTGCTAGTGGAACCGACGGGGACGGTGGATTTAACGATTCTGATCAGTTTCGGGGTGTTTTGCCTGATGGGGCTTCTCAAATGTCCTCATTTGGGACTAGGGAAGCTGCAGCAGCAGGGTCCTCTGTTTCAGACCAGGAGACCAGAGAAGAAGAGTTGGCATTATGGGGTTCTATTGTGGACGAAGCCGCTTCTTTCAGAGACGAAGCTTTGGACCAACAAACAATTCGGAAGTTCGTTTCTCCGGTGAACGCGAAGATTGAATCCGATAATTATGAGGAGTTTGTCAGAACCGATCTCGTTTACCAAATGGGTTTATCTCAGAATCCCAGCAATCCTCTCCTCTTGGCCAATTACGCTCAATTCCTTTACCTCGTTGCTCATGACTACGACAGGTACTGTTTCTACATTCATtcaaattttctaatatttttatttgttttcacattaaaaaaaagtttaagggCTGCTTTATTTTGGTTTAGTTGTACAAGTAAATCTTGTAATTACTCATTGATAAGATAATCCTTGTCCTTTTACAGTGTTTTACACCTAAATTAGCTGAATAGTCCCCTATAGCAGAATAGTCCTGTGTTGAATATTCTTAGTTAACTTTAATATGATCCATCTTTGTCGCTGTACTCAAATTGTGGTTAGGCTGCAACTTTATGATAACGATATGTGTGGTGTAGGCAAATAAAATCATGAAGTtcgaagaaaataaattaactttTTGATATGGTCATGTGCTCTATGTGTCCCACATACGAAAAAAAATCTTTCATCTAGTGTATGTAAAGGCTTAGAGAATTagtcaaataatttattttgactTATATAGTTGAGTAGAATGATAACAATTGATTAACTAAACTAAACTTAAACTTAAACTTAAACTTAAACTACACACATACTGATTACTGACtttattatatgattttttatataatgGTACAGAGCAGAAGAGTACTTTAAGAAGGCAACTGGTGTGGAGCCACCAGACGCCGAGGCTTATGACAAGTACGCAACGTTCTTATGGAGAGCCCGAAACAACTTATGGGCTGCCGAAGAGACCTTCTTGGAGGCCATTAATGTCGACCCTGCCAACTCTTACTACGCTGCTAACTACGCTCACTTCCTTTGGAACACTGGTGGCGAAGACACCTGTTTCCCTCTCACCTCTGATGATACCAATGAAgattgttaaaaataaaaataaaaaaaatagataaatgataAATTGCCTGTCAGTGTCGAATCTACCACACCCCACCTTATTTTTCTCTTGAAATTGGTCACAAATAAAattcaaggaaaaaaaaaatagaaaattagctTTTATTTTAGGGGATATATGacatggcttttttttttttgttaattatttaaatttttatgtttttaaaattttggccAAGGGAAGAATGTGGATGGTCACCTGGCCGTAGAATGGGGCTATGTACATGATGCGGCTACAAATCGGCAGTGTTTGGCTCTGCGTGTCTAGTGATTAGTACTCTCGAGATCTACTACCACCGCCTGGGACTTGGGTTATGCTTTTTgcacagattttttttttttgttttgttttggtaGACACGAACACATGGCAAATGTAATTAgctttttttgttaatataatgCCATTTCAGATTAAATGAAAAAGGAAAAACTTACACCATCTCCAATCTATTTTCATgttttacattatttatacactatttatttatacttAATACTATTTTTATACACTATTTATTcactgtttttatttatttttagtttcatCTTCGACTTAATACTTTGAATTTTAATTACACTAACAAAGtattctcatatatatatataataatcttttcattttatcaattaaatttaaataattatttagatttaatatacattttattaattaagtcataattacaaaataaattacaCTTTATTATAATGATTAACTGTTTCATTCTAAAGCAGTCACCTTCGAGAAATTGCAAATAATATCGATCTCTAATAATTAA from Cannabis sativa cultivar Pink pepper isolate KNU-18-1 chromosome 2, ASM2916894v1, whole genome shotgun sequence encodes:
- the LOC115718466 gene encoding uncharacterized protein LOC115718466, with translation MAVKVATTGLQWPILPHSPSSSQTLASAAIYSPSSKRRSRGDGATLVCRHVRKLQRSSLFGTTSIRLHRSWSCEMPKSEFRTIRRASTASLESFSDEDFSKNIQELALRFQLSDDDDVDDESTGFFSSLSELDSERNSFSYEGSVMKSSLKFVDNRTMFPMEPPWPGIKQELPDWTMKDEIIPASIERKANSVDLPHSLRIIKRKIQWQDSFREAGESAYCSVKKAFSSMVFIIRELHSYTLQMSGLIYCEELQDVLSRVQKEMHASFVWLFQQVFSHTPTLMVYVMILLANFTVYSMGHDTAFAAAVSPYGSYSTAMEAALIDAHDNSHHGKFDSSSVKSFSVSSGGRTTSIGGNNGGGGDSRPVASGTDGDGGFNDSDQFRGVLPDGASQMSSFGTREAAAAGSSVSDQETREEELALWGSIVDEAASFRDEALDQQTIRKFVSPVNAKIESDNYEEFVRTDLVYQMGLSQNPSNPLLLANYAQFLYLVAHDYDRAEEYFKKATGVEPPDAEAYDKYATFLWRARNNLWAAEETFLEAINVDPANSYYAANYAHFLWNTGGEDTCFPLTSDDTNEDC